In Aestuariibaculum lutulentum, one DNA window encodes the following:
- a CDS encoding BatD family protein has translation MKLIKHITFLLVILFTSILTAQVTFEAKVSKQTLGVNERLRIDFEMNQDGDNFNPPDFSNFTVVGGPNQSVSNSWINGVRTFKKTYSYFLAPKSRGSFTINQASITIDGEVYKTVPVKIEVTAAVDIPKDPNNPDYIASESVHLVAEVSKEDPYLNEAITVVYKLYVSPTVAVDNWNEIDTPRFNDFWSQNIDTQGQKVQNGTYKGENYRFLVLRKTVLYPQKTGELIIEPLTLDIALRVPTNRRDIFGGVLMTRTNRTVSAGNRTIHVKALPEAGKPSDFTGAVGDFTFDVTASKKELSAAESLQLKVAVKGNGNLKLFKLPKVSLPSSLEVYEPEYNEEVRTNLSGMQGSISDSYTVVPQYKGKYPIPSISFSYFDLKTRTYKRLSSEEMVIDVLEGPTNNTSPNNVGTASTVKQAVTLNNDQFAFIKTDTAFESMKRSQFFKTNIFWSLLLFPFLVIPIAIVIRKQKAVRDADVYGNKIRKADKLARKYLGHAKKSLGKKEEFYIALEKALHNYLKAKLHIETSDLSKENITELLTEKQVEHDVVKDFKSILESCELARYTPMDIATMKEDYDKAAKTISLIDKQAR, from the coding sequence ATGAAACTTATAAAACACATAACCTTTCTGTTAGTTATACTATTTACAAGTATTTTAACAGCACAAGTAACCTTTGAAGCAAAAGTAAGCAAGCAAACTTTAGGTGTTAACGAGCGCCTGCGCATCGACTTTGAAATGAATCAGGATGGCGATAATTTTAATCCTCCCGATTTTTCAAATTTTACTGTTGTTGGAGGTCCAAATCAGTCGGTTAGTAATTCCTGGATTAATGGTGTGCGCACCTTTAAAAAAACATACAGTTATTTTTTAGCTCCTAAAAGCCGTGGATCATTTACCATAAATCAGGCGTCTATAACTATAGATGGGGAAGTATATAAAACAGTACCTGTTAAAATTGAAGTGACTGCAGCAGTCGATATCCCAAAGGATCCTAATAATCCGGATTATATAGCTTCGGAAAGTGTGCACTTAGTGGCTGAGGTCTCAAAAGAAGATCCTTATTTAAATGAAGCGATTACTGTGGTTTATAAACTTTATGTGTCGCCTACAGTTGCTGTCGATAACTGGAATGAAATTGACACGCCTCGTTTTAATGATTTTTGGAGTCAGAATATAGATACCCAAGGACAAAAAGTACAAAACGGAACCTACAAAGGTGAAAATTATCGCTTCTTAGTATTACGTAAAACCGTGTTATATCCACAGAAAACAGGTGAATTAATTATTGAACCTCTTACATTGGATATTGCTTTACGCGTACCTACAAATCGTCGCGATATTTTTGGAGGGGTGTTAATGACTCGAACTAACAGAACGGTTTCTGCAGGAAACAGAACGATTCATGTAAAAGCCTTGCCAGAAGCCGGTAAACCATCGGATTTTACCGGTGCTGTGGGAGATTTTACTTTCGATGTTACCGCCTCTAAAAAGGAGTTAAGTGCGGCAGAATCGCTTCAGCTTAAAGTTGCTGTAAAAGGTAACGGTAATTTAAAACTATTCAAGTTGCCAAAGGTATCTTTACCAAGTTCATTGGAGGTTTACGAACCGGAATACAATGAAGAGGTGAGGACTAATTTATCGGGCATGCAGGGAAGTATTTCAGATAGTTATACGGTAGTGCCGCAGTATAAAGGTAAATACCCGATTCCGAGTATTTCATTTTCATATTTCGATTTAAAAACGAGAACCTATAAACGTTTGTCGTCGGAGGAAATGGTTATTGATGTTTTAGAAGGTCCTACCAATAATACTTCTCCAAATAACGTAGGAACTGCAAGTACGGTAAAACAAGCCGTGACACTAAATAACGATCAATTTGCGTTTATAAAAACAGATACGGCATTTGAGAGCATGAAACGTTCTCAGTTTTTCAAGACTAATATATTCTGGAGTTTATTATTATTTCCGTTTTTAGTAATCCCGATAGCTATTGTTATTAGAAAACAAAAAGCTGTTCGCGATGCCGATGTTTACGGAAATAAAATTCGTAAGGCAGATAAACTGGCAAGAAAGTATTTAGGTCATGCCAAGAAATCTTTAGGTAAAAAAGAAGAGTTTTATATTGCTTTGGAGAAAGCATTACATAATTATCTAAAAGCAAAACTGCATATCGAAACCAGTGATTTAAGTAAAGAGAATATTACTGAATTACTAACTGAAAAGCAAGTAGAACATGATGTGGTTAAAGATTTTAAAAGCATATTAGAGAGCTGCGAATTGGCACGATATACGCCAATGGATATTGCGACCATGAAGGAGGATTACGATAAGGCGGCGAAGACCATTTCTTTAATAGATAAACAGGCACGATAA
- a CDS encoding vWA domain-containing protein — protein sequence MYQLEEKIWFWVLGVIPVIILFFLVLQIWKHRAQRKFADKALLKRLSPNTSLFKSVLKVIVLSLAFACLAIALVNPKVGSKLETVKREGVDVVFAVDVSKSMLAEDIAPNRLEKAKQLVTQIINNLASDRVGIIAYAGKAFPQLPITTDYASAKMFLQGMNTDMLSSQGTAINEAIKLATTYFDDEEQTNRVLIIISDGEDHSEQAAAVAEQANEQGIRIFTIGVGDVKGGPIPEKRNGVLLNYKKDSNGETVITKLNEETLKTIASEANGVYINGRNTNEVVESIRDILNNMDKKEFETKQFADFKDQFQWFLGFAIFFLLLDIFLLDRKTAWLKKLNLFNENL from the coding sequence ATGTATCAATTAGAAGAGAAAATATGGTTTTGGGTATTAGGTGTTATTCCGGTAATAATCCTATTCTTTTTGGTGCTTCAAATATGGAAACACAGGGCACAACGTAAATTTGCCGATAAAGCTTTGCTTAAGAGATTAAGTCCTAATACATCATTGTTTAAATCGGTATTAAAGGTTATTGTTTTAAGTCTGGCTTTTGCATGTTTGGCTATTGCTTTGGTAAATCCAAAAGTAGGTTCTAAATTGGAAACTGTAAAGCGTGAAGGTGTAGATGTGGTTTTTGCTGTCGATGTTTCTAAAAGTATGTTAGCCGAAGACATTGCGCCCAACCGTTTGGAAAAAGCAAAGCAGCTGGTAACACAAATTATTAATAATCTGGCAAGCGACCGTGTTGGTATTATCGCATATGCGGGAAAAGCATTTCCGCAGTTACCAATTACAACCGATTATGCGTCTGCAAAAATGTTTTTGCAAGGCATGAATACCGATATGTTATCGTCGCAAGGAACAGCAATCAATGAAGCCATTAAATTAGCAACCACTTATTTTGATGATGAAGAACAAACCAACCGTGTTTTAATCATTATTTCTGATGGGGAAGATCACAGTGAGCAGGCTGCGGCCGTAGCTGAGCAAGCTAACGAACAGGGCATTCGTATTTTCACCATTGGAGTAGGAGATGTTAAAGGAGGTCCTATTCCAGAGAAGCGAAATGGTGTGCTTTTAAACTACAAGAAAGATAGTAACGGCGAAACGGTTATTACAAAATTAAATGAAGAAACACTTAAAACCATTGCCAGCGAGGCTAATGGAGTTTACATAAATGGAAGGAATACTAACGAGGTTGTAGAAAGTATTCGAGACATTTTAAACAATATGGATAAAAAGGAATTTGAAACCAAACAGTTTGCCGATTTTAAAGATCAGTTTCAGTGGTTTTTAGGCTTCGCTATTTTCTTTTTATTGCTTGATATTTTCTTATTAGACCGTAAAACCGCCTGGTTAAAGAAATTGAATTTATTTAATGAAAACCTATAA
- a CDS encoding BatD family protein, producing the protein MSYKMNIMNQKSKGQNLPISILFSVCFVLFSFVAGAQVKSTIDSTSIKIGQQITYTVSVETDSTNLVVFPEGQTFNPLEVIDSYDIDTLKKQDKFNLIKKYGLTQFDSGAYTIPRQKIIVGDKTFFTDSLQVEVRNVVIDTTKQGLYDIKPIIEVEKPASIWWKYALVALLIIGAIAFLIYWFIWRKKPLTEEEEIALLPPYDRAKLALKKLDESHYLENDEIKDYYSELTFIIRKYLDEKVYDRALESTTDELISRLKLLKDGNQVDISQEDIKNLESILKRADLVKFAKSAVDVELAKLDRKTIDLEIDHVKEALPEPSEEEKLLDEKYRAEQERKKKRNKIILTVVISLFLLTATFVGFGIKYGFGYVKDTIIGHETKELLEGEWVTSDYGVPPVTISTPKVLRRTTPELPEDIAQQIDLTQFTYGSLIDRFYVVVTTTKIKNLSQNQGQENKIDLQKALDNSLKVLEQAGAQNIVTKSEKFTTPNGAEGLKVFGTLDMPVPNTDKFETANYAILGFTSGSVIQQISLTWKKNDTYADQMVERILNSVELNKSEK; encoded by the coding sequence ATGAGTTACAAAATGAACATTATGAATCAAAAATCTAAAGGTCAAAACCTTCCGATTTCAATCTTGTTTTCTGTATGTTTTGTATTGTTTTCGTTTGTTGCCGGTGCGCAGGTTAAATCGACTATCGATTCTACGTCTATTAAAATCGGACAACAAATTACCTATACGGTTTCTGTGGAAACCGATTCTACGAATCTGGTTGTTTTTCCTGAAGGACAAACCTTCAATCCTTTGGAAGTTATCGATTCTTACGATATAGATACATTAAAAAAACAGGATAAATTCAACCTGATTAAAAAATACGGATTAACGCAGTTCGATTCAGGGGCTTATACTATTCCGAGACAAAAAATTATTGTTGGTGATAAAACCTTTTTTACCGATTCGTTACAGGTAGAGGTAAGAAATGTGGTTATAGATACTACAAAACAAGGGCTTTACGATATTAAACCTATTATTGAAGTTGAAAAACCAGCGAGTATTTGGTGGAAATATGCGTTGGTAGCTTTATTAATTATAGGCGCTATTGCATTCCTGATTTATTGGTTTATCTGGAGAAAGAAACCGTTAACAGAAGAAGAGGAAATAGCTTTGTTGCCTCCTTACGACCGTGCAAAACTGGCTTTAAAAAAATTAGATGAAAGTCATTATTTAGAGAATGATGAAATTAAAGATTACTATTCCGAGTTAACCTTTATCATTAGAAAATATCTCGACGAAAAAGTTTACGATCGTGCATTAGAAAGTACAACTGATGAGTTAATTAGCCGATTAAAATTACTGAAAGATGGTAATCAGGTTGATATTAGTCAGGAAGACATTAAAAATCTTGAAAGCATCTTAAAACGTGCAGATTTGGTGAAATTTGCGAAATCTGCGGTAGACGTAGAATTGGCTAAATTAGATAGAAAAACCATCGACTTAGAAATCGATCACGTAAAAGAAGCTCTTCCAGAACCAAGTGAAGAAGAAAAGCTTCTGGATGAAAAATATAGAGCCGAGCAGGAACGTAAAAAGAAACGAAACAAAATCATTTTAACGGTAGTTATTAGTTTATTCCTGTTAACGGCAACCTTTGTTGGTTTCGGAATTAAATATGGTTTTGGTTATGTAAAGGATACCATTATTGGTCACGAAACGAAGGAACTTTTAGAAGGCGAATGGGTAACCAGTGATTATGGTGTGCCACCGGTAACCATTTCTACGCCTAAAGTGTTAAGACGTACAACGCCTGAATTACCAGAAGATATTGCACAACAAATAGATTTAACTCAGTTTACTTATGGTAGTTTAATTGATCGTTTTTATGTTGTTGTAACGACAACTAAAATTAAAAATTTAAGTCAAAATCAAGGGCAGGAGAATAAAATCGATTTGCAAAAAGCCTTAGATAACAGTTTGAAGGTTTTAGAACAAGCCGGAGCTCAAAATATAGTTACAAAAAGCGAAAAGTTTACCACACCTAACGGTGCTGAAGGATTAAAAGTATTCGGAACTTTAGATATGCCTGTGCCAAATACCGATAAATTTGAAACAGCTAATTATGCTATTTTAGGTTTTACATCCGGAAGTGTTATTCAGCAAATTAGTTTAACATGGAAAAAGAATGATACTTATGCAGATCAGATGGTAGAGCGTATTTTAAACTCAGTTGAACTTAATAAATCAGAAAAGTAA
- a CDS encoding vWA domain-containing protein, translating to MFEGIEFLNKEFFWLLLLLPLAILWYVFKHNKQTAELKISSIKGFKVTNSVLPKFKHLLFALRLLALGLLITALARPRTVDVSTKTKTTRGIDIVMAIDVSASMLAKDLRPNRLEALKNVAAEFIKGRPNDRIGLVEYAGESYTKTPITSDKTIVLRSLKEIEYNTVIEGGTAIGMGLATSVNRLKDSKAKSKVIILLTDGVNNSGFIDPKIASELAVEYGIKVYTIGLGTNGMALSPVAIDPRTGEFQYGRIQVEIDEVLLKEIAKVTGGVYFRATDNKKLEDIYEEINKLEKTEIEEFKYYNYDEKYRPLVILAGFMLLLEFLLRNTIFRSFV from the coding sequence ATGTTTGAAGGGATAGAGTTTTTAAACAAAGAATTTTTCTGGTTACTGTTATTGTTACCATTAGCTATTTTGTGGTATGTGTTTAAACATAATAAACAAACAGCCGAGTTAAAAATATCAAGCATTAAAGGGTTTAAAGTCACAAATTCGGTGTTGCCGAAATTTAAACACCTGCTTTTTGCACTACGATTATTGGCTTTAGGTTTATTAATTACAGCTTTAGCCAGACCACGCACGGTTGATGTGTCGACGAAAACAAAAACAACTCGCGGTATCGATATTGTTATGGCGATTGACGTATCGGCGAGTATGTTGGCGAAAGATTTACGTCCAAACCGTTTGGAAGCACTTAAAAATGTTGCAGCCGAATTCATTAAAGGAAGACCAAACGATCGTATTGGTTTGGTGGAATACGCCGGAGAAAGTTATACCAAAACCCCAATTACCAGCGATAAAACCATTGTATTACGTTCGTTAAAGGAGATTGAATATAATACCGTTATTGAAGGCGGAACTGCCATTGGTATGGGATTGGCCACTTCGGTTAACCGTTTAAAAGATAGTAAAGCCAAGAGTAAAGTGATTATTCTATTAACCGATGGGGTAAACAATTCAGGGTTTATAGACCCTAAAATTGCAAGTGAGTTAGCTGTTGAATACGGTATTAAAGTCTACACGATTGGGTTAGGAACAAATGGTATGGCGCTGTCTCCGGTGGCTATAGACCCAAGAACTGGTGAATTTCAATATGGCCGTATTCAGGTTGAAATTGATGAGGTTTTGTTAAAGGAAATTGCTAAGGTGACAGGGGGCGTGTATTTTAGAGCGACAGACAACAAAAAGCTTGAGGATATTTACGAGGAAATTAATAAACTGGAAAAAACAGAAATAGAAGAATTTAAATATTACAACTACGACGAAAAATACCGTCCGTTAGTTATTTTAGCAGGTTTCATGCTACTTTTAGAATTCTTGCTACGTAACACTATTTTTAGAAGTTTTGTTTAA
- the pheS gene encoding phenylalanine--tRNA ligase subunit alpha: MIDKIKELIAEADAFKAQTKEEVEAFRIQYLGKKGLLNQYFAEFKNVANEQKKEFGQAVNALKKAAEEKVNALKEELESKEEVKGVYGDLSRPGAPINLGARHPISIVKNQIIDIFSNIGFNVSEGPEIEDDWHNFTALNLPEYHPARDMQDTFFIQTNPDVLLRTHTSSVQVRYMEKNQPPIRTISPGRVYRNEAISARSHCFFHQIEGLYIDKEVSFADLKQTLQYFTTQLFGKSKIRLRPSYFPFTEPSAEIDVYWGLETESDYRITKGTGWLEIGGCGMVDPNVLENCNIDSKEYSGFAFGVGIDRIAMLLHQINDIRLLSENDVRFLEQFKSAL; the protein is encoded by the coding sequence ATGATAGATAAGATAAAAGAACTTATAGCCGAAGCAGATGCGTTTAAAGCGCAAACTAAGGAAGAGGTAGAGGCTTTCAGAATTCAATATTTAGGAAAAAAAGGATTATTAAACCAGTATTTTGCCGAGTTTAAAAATGTAGCAAACGAGCAAAAGAAAGAGTTTGGTCAGGCCGTTAATGCCCTAAAGAAAGCAGCTGAAGAAAAAGTAAATGCCTTAAAAGAGGAGTTAGAAAGTAAAGAGGAAGTAAAAGGTGTTTACGGCGATTTATCACGTCCGGGAGCCCCAATTAATTTAGGAGCTCGTCACCCAATATCTATAGTTAAAAATCAAATTATTGATATCTTTTCGAACATTGGGTTTAACGTTAGTGAAGGTCCGGAGATTGAAGATGACTGGCATAACTTTACTGCATTAAACTTACCGGAATACCATCCGGCACGCGATATGCAGGATACCTTCTTCATTCAAACCAATCCAGACGTATTATTACGTACACACACCAGTTCGGTACAGGTGCGTTATATGGAAAAAAATCAGCCGCCAATTCGTACCATTTCACCAGGTCGTGTGTATAGAAACGAAGCTATTTCGGCACGTTCGCACTGTTTTTTCCATCAAATTGAAGGATTGTATATTGACAAAGAAGTAAGTTTTGCCGATTTAAAACAAACATTACAATATTTCACAACGCAGTTATTTGGGAAATCTAAAATCCGATTACGTCCGTCGTATTTCCCATTTACCGAGCCAAGTGCAGAGATCGATGTGTACTGGGGATTAGAAACAGAATCTGATTACCGTATTACTAAAGGAACCGGTTGGTTAGAAATTGGAGGTTGTGGTATGGTAGACCCGAATGTTCTTGAAAACTGTAATATCGATTCTAAAGAATATTCAGGTTTTGCATTTGGTGTGGGTATCGATCGTATTGCGATGTTATTACATCAGATTAACGATATTCGTTTATTAAGTGAAAACGATGTGCGTTTCTTAGAGCAGTTTAAATCAGCTTTATAA
- a CDS encoding carbonic anhydrase, giving the protein MNLERVFENNKKWIESKLEVDPDYFEALGEGQNPDLLFIGCSDSRVTAEELMGLGPGEAFVHRNIANMVIATDLNVMSVIEYAVMHLKVNHVVVCGHYACGGVKAAMQSADLGILNPWLRNIRDVYRLHKKELNAVENEEKKYERLVELNVQEQCVNLIKTSAVQKAVRERGLKVHGWVFDIHTGELIDLKIDFEAILEKIREIYHLD; this is encoded by the coding sequence ATGAATTTAGAGCGCGTATTTGAAAACAATAAGAAATGGATTGAAAGCAAACTCGAAGTCGATCCTGATTATTTTGAAGCCTTAGGCGAAGGTCAAAATCCTGATTTGTTATTTATTGGATGTTCCGACAGCCGTGTAACGGCCGAAGAACTTATGGGCTTAGGGCCAGGCGAAGCCTTTGTACACCGTAACATCGCCAACATGGTTATTGCAACCGATTTAAATGTCATGTCGGTTATAGAATATGCCGTAATGCATTTAAAAGTAAATCATGTGGTAGTTTGCGGGCATTATGCCTGTGGAGGAGTAAAAGCAGCCATGCAATCGGCCGATTTGGGAATTTTAAATCCTTGGTTACGAAACATTCGTGATGTTTACCGACTTCATAAAAAGGAATTGAATGCCGTTGAGAATGAAGAGAAAAAGTATGAACGTCTTGTAGAACTTAATGTTCAGGAACAGTGTGTAAATCTTATTAAAACCTCTGCGGTACAAAAAGCAGTGCGCGAACGCGGATTAAAAGTACATGGTTGGGTATTCGATATTCACACAGGAGAACTTATCGATTTAAAAATAGATTTTGAAGCCATTCTTGAAAAAATACGGGAGATTTACCACCTAGATTAA
- a CDS encoding CvpA family protein, whose amino-acid sequence MSVLDIVLLALLLFGLIRGFSKGLFVEVASLVALIAGVYGAIHFSNYAGSFVEDNVDWDEKYVNIVSFSITFIVIVLVIALAGKALTKLADFAALGIINKALGGIFGALKIGLILSVILIVFDSMNKTLPFASEENLEDSVLYEPVKSLAPMIFPSILNKKNILDDEENEAEPSMETQSI is encoded by the coding sequence ATGAGTGTATTAGACATCGTTTTACTGGCCTTACTGTTATTTGGACTAATTAGAGGATTCTCAAAAGGGCTATTTGTAGAAGTTGCCTCTTTAGTTGCATTAATTGCCGGGGTTTACGGTGCGATTCACTTTAGTAATTATGCTGGATCTTTTGTTGAAGATAATGTAGACTGGGATGAAAAATACGTAAATATTGTATCGTTCTCTATTACATTTATTGTTATTGTTTTAGTTATTGCTCTTGCTGGAAAGGCTCTTACAAAACTTGCCGATTTTGCGGCATTGGGCATTATAAATAAAGCTTTGGGAGGCATTTTCGGAGCTCTAAAAATAGGTTTGATTTTAAGTGTGATTTTAATCGTTTTCGATTCGATGAATAAAACCCTGCCGTTTGCCAGTGAAGAAAACTTAGAAGACTCGGTTCTTTACGAACCCGTAAAGTCCTTAGCTCCTATGATTTTCCCGAGTATTTTGAACAAAAAGAATATTTTAGACGATGAAGAAAATGAGGCTGAACCAAGTATGGAAACCCAATCTATTTAA
- a CDS encoding tetratricopeptide repeat protein produces MKNLVLIILSLFVCNAFAQDEEAQKLALLAQKKADGYVYEANNLIEDDDFVSAEMAYRKAVSEQPSSVAGIYNLGSSYIKKGNIDEALYRLEQATKTATSKSEKHKAFHNIGNVLMENKKCKEAVEAYKNALRNDPSDEETRYNLGLAKVCAEQQKDQDQQDQDENNKDNKDNQDQQKDKDQENKEDQQNKDDKDQGDDKDDQNKDNKDEGDQDKKDGDDKENEDGKPKDEKDDKGQGDEKEQPQQPRQGQMSPQQIKNLLEAMNNQEQKVQEKMNAEKVKGVKIKTEKDW; encoded by the coding sequence ATGAAAAACTTAGTATTAATCATATTATCATTATTTGTTTGTAATGCTTTTGCTCAGGATGAAGAAGCGCAAAAGCTTGCTTTGTTGGCACAAAAAAAGGCCGATGGTTATGTCTATGAAGCTAATAATTTAATCGAGGATGACGATTTTGTTTCAGCAGAGATGGCTTACAGAAAAGCAGTTTCAGAACAACCATCATCTGTTGCAGGAATTTATAATTTAGGCAGCTCATATATTAAAAAAGGAAATATAGATGAAGCCTTGTACCGTTTAGAGCAGGCTACTAAAACAGCGACTTCAAAATCTGAAAAACATAAGGCATTCCACAATATTGGGAATGTATTAATGGAGAATAAGAAGTGTAAGGAAGCTGTTGAAGCTTATAAAAATGCTTTAAGGAATGATCCTTCAGATGAAGAAACCCGTTACAATTTAGGGTTGGCTAAAGTATGTGCTGAGCAACAAAAAGATCAGGATCAGCAGGATCAGGACGAAAATAATAAGGATAATAAAGATAATCAGGATCAGCAGAAGGACAAGGATCAGGAGAATAAGGAAGATCAGCAAAACAAAGACGATAAAGATCAGGGCGACGACAAAGACGATCAGAATAAAGATAATAAAGACGAAGGCGACCAGGATAAGAAGGATGGAGATGATAAAGAAAATGAAGATGGTAAGCCTAAAGACGAAAAAGATGATAAAGGACAGGGCGATGAGAAAGAACAGCCTCAGCAACCTCGACAAGGACAAATGTCGCCTCAGCAAATAAAGAATTTATTAGAAGCCATGAATAACCAAGAGCAAAAAGTTCAGGAAAAAATGAACGCAGAAAAGGTTAAAGGCGTAAAAATAAAAACAGAAAAAGACTGGTAA
- a CDS encoding efflux RND transporter periplasmic adaptor subunit — MKKKYIPFLLLGILAFLFSGCGDKTETKSQSTAPLPFPVAELRPVSVTGYEEYPTSIEGIVNSNVRAKTSGYIQQVLVDEGQQVRKGQSLFKLETQTLSQDANAAKARVNVAQVEVDKLIPLVDKGIISEVQLETAKANLEQAKANYNSIVANIGYATVKSPVDGYVGAINFREGSLVSPNDAMPLTTVSDIEEVYAFFSLNEAQYVNYLQSAKGQNKVDRIKNLPQVNLILANGQVYSEKGTIETSTGQINTNTGTINIRAKFDNPNEILTNGNSGNIRIPTEYKNVIVVPQSATFEQQKDVVIYTLGSDNKIKATVIKVSGAVDNLYVVESGLKAGDNIVVSGLSKLRNSMVITPKQVDFDSVIKPIAPMFK; from the coding sequence ATGAAAAAAAAATACATACCATTTTTACTTCTTGGAATTCTCGCTTTTTTATTTTCGGGCTGTGGAGATAAAACTGAAACAAAATCTCAATCTACTGCGCCTTTGCCATTTCCTGTGGCAGAATTAAGACCGGTATCGGTTACAGGGTATGAAGAGTATCCTACAAGTATAGAAGGCATTGTTAATAGTAACGTAAGAGCGAAGACATCTGGATATATACAGCAGGTATTGGTTGATGAGGGGCAGCAAGTACGCAAGGGTCAGTCGCTATTTAAGCTAGAAACTCAAACGTTGTCTCAGGATGCGAATGCAGCTAAAGCTCGCGTAAATGTAGCTCAGGTTGAAGTCGATAAGTTAATTCCATTGGTCGACAAAGGTATTATTAGCGAAGTTCAATTAGAAACTGCCAAAGCTAATTTAGAACAAGCTAAGGCAAACTATAACAGTATTGTTGCTAATATAGGTTACGCTACTGTAAAAAGTCCTGTTGATGGGTATGTGGGAGCTATTAATTTTCGAGAAGGTTCTTTAGTAAGCCCTAACGATGCTATGCCATTAACCACTGTTAGTGATATAGAGGAAGTGTACGCGTTTTTTAGTTTAAATGAAGCGCAGTATGTTAATTATCTGCAAAGTGCTAAGGGTCAGAATAAAGTCGATCGCATTAAAAACTTACCTCAAGTAAATCTTATTTTGGCTAATGGCCAAGTGTATTCAGAAAAAGGAACCATAGAAACCAGTACAGGACAAATTAATACCAATACAGGAACCATTAATATTAGAGCTAAGTTTGATAACCCTAATGAAATCTTAACTAATGGTAATAGCGGAAATATTAGAATTCCAACCGAATATAAAAATGTTATAGTGGTTCCGCAATCGGCTACCTTCGAACAACAAAAGGATGTTGTTATTTATACTTTAGGAAGCGATAATAAAATTAAGGCAACTGTAATTAAAGTATCGGGAGCTGTAGATAATTTATATGTTGTTGAGTCTGGGCTTAAAGCAGGTGATAATATTGTAGTTTCAGGACTTAGTAAGCTTAGAAACAGTATGGTTATAACGCCAAAGCAAGTCGATTTTGATAGTGTTATAAAGCCAATCGCACCTATGTTTAAATAA
- a CDS encoding SH3 domain-containing protein, whose protein sequence is MKRLLFTLLVLVSFGVFAQNQTLFEKANALYNDGKYAEAIDKYEAILATKNESAELYFNLGNANYKLNNIAPSIYYFEKALQLAPNDADIKNNLSFARNMTIDAIDVLPEGGIAKFVKKLTNTMSFDGWAKLAVAFVFSFVVLFLAYYFAYSTIRKRMAFIGSLAALVLICVSLSLAFHKYNLDKRDRPAIVFVQESKVKSEPNNRSEEAFRLHEGTKVQILDTVEDWKKIKLADGKSGWIAKQDIKAL, encoded by the coding sequence ATGAAAAGGTTATTATTTACACTTTTAGTTTTGGTAAGTTTTGGAGTGTTTGCTCAAAATCAGACGCTTTTTGAAAAAGCAAATGCACTTTATAACGACGGAAAATATGCTGAAGCTATAGATAAGTATGAAGCAATCTTAGCTACTAAAAATGAATCGGCAGAATTGTATTTCAACTTAGGAAATGCCAATTATAAACTGAATAATATCGCGCCAAGTATTTATTATTTCGAAAAGGCTTTACAATTAGCGCCTAACGATGCCGATATTAAAAATAATTTAAGTTTCGCAAGAAACATGACCATTGATGCCATTGATGTATTGCCTGAAGGTGGTATTGCTAAATTCGTTAAAAAGCTTACCAATACCATGAGTTTTGATGGATGGGCTAAATTGGCGGTAGCTTTCGTTTTCAGTTTTGTTGTTCTGTTTTTAGCTTATTACTTTGCGTATTCAACCATTAGAAAGCGTATGGCATTTATTGGAAGTTTAGCCGCTTTGGTATTAATTTGTGTAAGTTTATCATTGGCTTTTCATAAATATAATTTAGATAAAAGAGACCGACCTGCCATAGTGTTTGTTCAGGAGAGTAAAGTAAAGAGTGAGCCGAACAATAGAAGTGAGGAAGCCTTCAGACTTCATGAAGGTACAAAGGTTCAAATTCTCGATACCGTTGAAGACTGGAAAAAAATAAAACTCGCCGATGGAAAATCGGGCTGGATTGCCAAGCAAGATATTAAAGCCTTGTAA